From Streptomyces sp. NBC_00683, one genomic window encodes:
- a CDS encoding RelA/SpoT family protein — MSAEATNPGAPLRKRSRPRIDLRRLGRVALLGPASRGRLPDAIGHVAETHRAHYPDADLNNLRRAYVLAESSHRGQMRKSGEPYITHPLAVTLILAELGAETTTLTASLLHDTVEDTEVTLDQVREEFGDEVCYLVDGVTKLEKVDYGAAAEPETFRKMLVATGNDVRVMSIKLADRLHNMRTLGVMRPEKQERIAKVTRDVLIPLAERLGVQALKTELEDLVFAILHPEEYEDTRALITASEKAQDPLAEIAESVRSTLRDAGITAEVLIRPRHFVSVHRVRIKRGELRGTDFGRLLVLVGEDADCYAVLGELHTCFTPVISEFKDFIAAPKFNLYQSLHTAVVGPEGAVAEVLIRTHQMHKVAEAGVVALGNPYTPDNATAALQAEPTDGERADPTRPGWLSRLLDWQESATDPDTFWTTLRADLAQDREITVFRTDGGTLGLPAGASCVDAAYAQYGEEAHGCIGARVNGRLATLSTVLNDGDTVQLLLAQDASSGPSPEWLDHARTPGARIAITGWLEANPGDAQGPHGSRPASPRPQTQPADDPANGRGKAGGRAASVAVDGPGAPVRLAGCCTPVPPDDIIGFTVRGGAVTVHRGECPAVARMRSLGRAAVGARWNDTGGWSDAADYRVTLVAESFGRPRLLADLTEAIATADAAIVAATVEPPSEQRVRHTYTLQLPDAAGLPGLMRAMRDVPGVYDVSRAQQPAATA, encoded by the coding sequence ATGAGCGCAGAGGCCACCAATCCAGGTGCTCCCCTTCGCAAGCGCAGTCGTCCGCGGATCGATCTGCGCAGGCTCGGCCGTGTTGCCCTGCTGGGGCCTGCCTCACGCGGCCGGCTGCCGGACGCCATCGGACACGTTGCGGAGACCCACCGTGCCCATTACCCGGACGCGGACCTCAATAACCTCCGTCGGGCCTACGTGCTTGCCGAGTCGTCCCACCGCGGTCAGATGCGCAAGAGCGGCGAGCCGTACATCACGCACCCGCTGGCCGTGACCCTGATCCTCGCCGAACTCGGCGCCGAGACAACGACCCTGACCGCCTCTCTCCTCCACGACACCGTGGAGGACACCGAGGTGACCCTCGATCAGGTCCGGGAGGAGTTCGGCGACGAGGTCTGCTACCTGGTCGACGGAGTCACCAAGCTGGAGAAGGTCGACTACGGCGCGGCAGCCGAACCCGAGACCTTCCGGAAGATGCTCGTCGCCACCGGTAACGACGTCCGGGTCATGTCGATCAAGCTGGCGGACCGGCTGCACAACATGCGGACCCTCGGTGTCATGCGTCCCGAGAAGCAGGAACGGATCGCCAAGGTCACCCGCGACGTCCTCATCCCGCTCGCCGAACGGCTCGGCGTGCAGGCCCTCAAGACCGAGCTCGAGGACCTTGTCTTCGCGATTCTCCATCCCGAGGAGTACGAGGACACCCGGGCTCTGATCACCGCGTCGGAAAAGGCGCAGGACCCGCTCGCGGAGATCGCCGAAAGCGTCAGATCCACACTGAGGGATGCCGGCATCACCGCCGAAGTCCTCATCAGACCGCGTCACTTCGTCTCGGTGCACCGGGTCAGGATCAAACGGGGTGAGCTGCGTGGCACCGACTTCGGACGGCTGTTGGTGCTGGTAGGGGAGGACGCCGACTGCTACGCCGTCCTCGGTGAACTGCACACCTGTTTCACCCCGGTGATCTCCGAGTTCAAGGACTTCATCGCAGCGCCCAAGTTCAACCTCTACCAGTCGCTGCACACCGCCGTCGTGGGCCCCGAGGGCGCGGTCGCCGAAGTCCTCATCCGGACGCACCAGATGCACAAGGTGGCGGAGGCGGGCGTCGTCGCGCTCGGCAACCCGTACACCCCCGACAACGCGACCGCCGCGCTGCAGGCCGAACCCACCGACGGTGAGCGCGCCGACCCGACCAGGCCCGGCTGGCTCTCCCGGCTCCTGGACTGGCAGGAGTCCGCCACCGACCCCGACACGTTCTGGACCACGCTGCGGGCCGATCTCGCCCAGGACCGTGAGATCACCGTCTTCCGCACCGACGGCGGGACGCTCGGGCTACCCGCCGGGGCCAGCTGCGTCGACGCCGCGTACGCGCAGTACGGCGAAGAGGCGCACGGCTGCATCGGCGCCCGCGTCAACGGCCGCCTGGCCACGCTCAGCACCGTTCTGAACGACGGCGACACCGTGCAGCTGCTGCTCGCCCAGGACGCCTCCTCCGGCCCCTCTCCCGAGTGGCTCGACCATGCCCGTACCCCCGGGGCACGGATCGCGATCACCGGCTGGCTCGAGGCCAACCCCGGCGACGCGCAGGGACCTCATGGAAGCCGCCCGGCCTCCCCGAGGCCGCAGACCCAGCCGGCCGACGACCCGGCGAACGGCCGCGGCAAGGCGGGAGGCCGCGCCGCGAGCGTGGCCGTCGACGGGCCGGGCGCCCCGGTCCGTCTGGCCGGCTGCTGCACTCCTGTTCCCCCCGACGACATCATCGGCTTCACGGTGCGCGGAGGAGCCGTCACCGTGCACCGGGGTGAATGTCCCGCGGTGGCCCGGATGCGGTCGCTCGGCCGGGCAGCTGTCGGGGCCCGCTGGAACGACACGGGTGGCTGGAGCGACGCGGCCGACTACCGGGTCACCCTCGTCGCCGAATCCTTCGGACGCCCCAGGCTCCTCGCCGATCTCACCGAGGCCATCGCGACGGCGGACGCGGCCATCGTCGC
- the dapF gene encoding diaminopimelate epimerase → MSTSQIPFLKGHGTENDFVIVPDPDNTVGLPASVVARLCDRRAGIGGDGLLHVVRSAAHPEARGMADRAEWFMDYRNSDGSIAEMCGNGVRVFASYLQRAGLVAEGDLAVATRGGVKKVHIAKDGDVTVSMGRAVLPEDGVTVSVNGRNWDARNVNMGNPHAVAFVDDLAHAGELRSVPPFSPASVYPDGVNIEFVVDRGPRHVAMRVHERGSGETRSCGTGACAVAVAAARRDGVDPAETGTPATYTVDLPGGTLVITEHPDGGVDMTGPAVIVAEGLIDPAWLETVIG, encoded by the coding sequence GTGAGCACTTCGCAGATTCCCTTCCTCAAGGGACACGGCACGGAGAACGACTTCGTGATCGTTCCCGACCCCGACAACACCGTCGGCCTGCCGGCCTCCGTCGTCGCCCGGCTCTGTGACCGCCGGGCGGGCATCGGCGGCGACGGTCTGCTGCACGTCGTACGGTCCGCCGCGCATCCCGAGGCGCGAGGCATGGCGGACCGGGCCGAGTGGTTCATGGACTACCGCAACTCCGACGGCTCGATCGCCGAGATGTGCGGCAACGGCGTGCGCGTCTTCGCCAGCTATCTGCAGCGCGCCGGACTCGTCGCCGAAGGCGATCTGGCCGTCGCGACCCGGGGCGGGGTCAAGAAGGTGCACATCGCCAAGGACGGCGACGTCACGGTCTCCATGGGACGCGCCGTGCTTCCCGAGGACGGCGTCACGGTCTCGGTGAACGGCCGTAACTGGGACGCCCGCAACGTGAACATGGGCAATCCGCACGCCGTCGCCTTCGTCGACGACCTGGCACACGCGGGGGAACTGCGCTCGGTGCCGCCGTTCAGCCCCGCCTCCGTCTACCCGGACGGCGTCAACATCGAGTTCGTCGTGGACCGGGGCCCGCGCCACGTCGCGATGCGCGTCCACGAACGCGGCTCGGGGGAGACCCGCTCCTGCGGTACGGGCGCCTGCGCCGTCGCCGTCGCCGCCGCCCGCAGGGATGGTGTGGACCCGGCGGAGACCGGTACCCCCGCCACGTACACGGTGGATCTCCCCGGCGGCACACTGGTGATCACCGAGCATCCGGACGGTGGCGTCGACATGACCGGGCCCGCCGTGATCGTCGCCGAAGGCTTGATCGACCCGGCCTGGCTCGAAACGGTGATCGGGTAG